Proteins from one Methanobacterium sp. genomic window:
- a CDS encoding DUF6364 family protein, whose protein sequence is METKLTLKLDKAIINSAKKYAERNNKSLSKLVETYFRNLVSQSDQGKVKYSPLVEELSGVISEKDLDGLDYVEYLEGKYE, encoded by the coding sequence ATGGAAACAAAGCTTACATTAAAGCTGGATAAAGCAATTATCAACTCTGCAAAGAAATACGCAGAAAGAAACAATAAAAGCTTGTCTAAACTTGTAGAAACCTACTTTAGAAATCTTGTCTCTCAATCTGACCAGGGAAAAGTAAAGTATTCTCCATTGGTGGAAGAACTTAGCGGCGTTATCTCGGAAAAGGATCTTGATGGTTTGGATTATGTAGAGTACTTGGAAGGCAAGTATGAATAA